A genomic window from Triticum urartu cultivar G1812 chromosome 7, Tu2.1, whole genome shotgun sequence includes:
- the LOC125520928 gene encoding lipid phosphate phosphatase 2-like → MPPPATPAPSATVHPCLRTHGKEVARLHLFDWIVLLLLVATIGLLGLVQPFHRFVSQDMMADLRYPMKRSTVPDWAVPVIAVVVPMVFIVGTYIRRRNVYDLHHAILGLLFSVLITAIVTVAIKDAVGRPRPDFFWRCFPDGVPKYDNVTGDVICHGKPGAIKEGYKSFPSGHASGAFAGLGFLSWYLAGKMKAFDRRGHIAKLCIVLLPLLSATMVAVSRVTDYWHHWQDVFAGGVLGWVVASFCYLQFFPPPYSEHGVWPHAYLEHIRRPEGEMHVQSTTNSNMHHNSLPLDLSGSNETRTTSHALDSMEEGSRDQ, encoded by the exons ATGCCGCCGCCGGCGACCCCTGCCCCTAGCGCTACCGTGCACCCATGCTTGAGGACGCACGGAAAAGAGGTCGCTAGGCTGCACCTGTTCGACTGGATCGTGTTGCTCCTGCTTGTCGCCACGATTGGTTTGCTGGGCCTGGTCCAGCCGTTCCACCGCTTCGTGTCCCAGGACATGATGGCGGACCTCCGGTACCCCATGAAGCGCAGCACCGTGCCCGACTGGGCCGTGCCG GTTATTGCCGTCGTTGTGCCGATGGTTTTCATCGTTGGGACATATATCAGGAGGAGGAACGTTTATGACCTGCATCATGCTATCCTTG GCCTCCTGTTTTCCGTTCTTATAACTGCTATCGTGACCGTTGCGATCAAGGATGCGGTTGGGCGGCCGCGCCCGGACTTCTTTTGGCGCTGCTTTCCCGACGGAGTGCCG AAGTACGACAACGTCACCGGAGATGTGATATGCCACGGTAAACCAGGCGCGATCAAAGAGGGGTACAAGAGCTTCCCGAGTGGGCATGCTTCAG GTGCTTTCGCTGGGCTTGGATTTCTGTCATGGTACCTGGCTGGCAAAATGAAGGCTTTTGATCGAAGAGGACACATCGCCAAGCTCTGCATCGTTCTTCTGCCTCTCCTTTCTGCGACGATGGTTGCGGTATCGCGGGTGACGGACTACTGGCACCACTGGCAGGATGTGTTTGCTGGTGGAGTCCTTG GATGGGTGGTTGCTTCATTCTGCTACCTTCAGTTCTTTCCACCACCCTACAGTGAACATG GAGTTTGGCCTCATGCGTACTTGGAGCACATTCGTCGTCCGGAGGGTGAAATGCATGTGCAATCAACAACAAACTCGAATATGCACCATAACTCACTGCCACTTGATCTTTCTGGATCAAATGAGACGAGAACCACCAGCCATGCACTGGATTCCATGGAAGAAGGGAGCAGAGATCAGTGA
- the LOC125524154 gene encoding uncharacterized protein LOC125524154, which yields MEKHEELKLGFRVLHLVLKSSPNKSHTWPSSAELPEQMVGFGSLAPKTKNLVVGGGLTGFVFGVYYYTMRAVGSTDELQVAIDKFEDLKKKDADATPAANPSTPGSS from the exons ATGGAGAAACATGAAGAACTTAAGCTGGGGTTTCGAGTGCTTCATTTAGTCTTAAAAAGTTCACCCAACAAATCTCACACATGGCCCAG CAGCGCCGAGTTGCCGGAGCAGATGGTGGGATTCGGTAGCCTTGCTCCCAAGACCAAGAACCTGGTGGTGGGCGGTGGGTTGACGGGGTTCGTCTTTGGGGTGTACTATTACACCATGAGAGCAGTCGGCAGCACTGATGAGCTGCaggtcgccatcgacaagttcgaAGACCTGAAGAAGAAGGACGCCGACGCCACCCCCGCTGCAAACCCCTCCACCCCAGGCTCATCTTAG